A genomic stretch from Oleomonas cavernae includes:
- a CDS encoding group II truncated hemoglobin — protein MQTSPYDLIGGEPTIRRLTRRFYELMDELPQAAACRAIHKPSLAAAEQKLYEYLTGWLGGPPLFTDKYGHPMLRARHLPFAIGEAEIDGWLACFTRAWAETVPPGPVADVIFARVHDLARHMRNQAQAG, from the coding sequence ATGCAGACCTCTCCCTACGACCTCATCGGCGGCGAGCCGACCATCCGGCGCCTGACCCGGCGCTTCTATGAATTGATGGACGAGCTGCCGCAGGCCGCCGCCTGCCGCGCCATCCACAAGCCCAGCCTGGCGGCCGCCGAACAGAAACTCTACGAGTACCTCACCGGCTGGCTGGGCGGCCCGCCCCTGTTCACCGACAAATACGGCCACCCCATGCTGCGCGCCCGCCACCTGCCGTTCGCCATCGGCGAGGCCGAAATCGACGGCTGGCTCGCCTGCTTCACCCGCGCCTGGGCCGAGACGGTGCCGCCGGGGCCGGTTGCGGATGTCATCTTCGCGCGGGTGCATGATCTGGCACGGCATATGCGGAATCAGGCGCAGGCCGGGTGA
- a CDS encoding chorismate mutase codes for MSTPRCTTMTQVRDEIDRLDREIVRLLAQREQRIVDAGHIKQSRDTVRDEARIEDVVAKVRATATANGADADIVEGIYRDMMERYIAHEFTVWDDAAGSAEKGKARA; via the coding sequence ATGAGTACGCCGCGCTGCACCACCATGACGCAAGTCCGGGACGAGATCGACCGGCTGGACCGCGAGATCGTCCGCCTGCTGGCGCAGCGCGAGCAGCGCATCGTCGACGCCGGCCACATCAAGCAAAGCCGCGACACCGTGCGCGACGAGGCCCGCATCGAAGACGTGGTGGCCAAGGTCCGCGCCACAGCAACGGCCAACGGCGCCGATGCCGACATCGTCGAGGGCATCTACCGCGACATGATGGAGCGTTACATCGCCCACGAATTCACCGTGTGGGACGATGCGGCCGGGTCGGCGGAAAAAGGCAAGGCCAGGGCCTGA
- the recJ gene encoding single-stranded-DNA-specific exonuclease RecJ: MTPVAAVRADALAEAFDLALGVDRSFNGRPWRFRVRDERGALALAQATGLDAVTARVLVGREVSIETVDRFLNPSLKVDMPDPACVLDMEKAAARLADAVIGHEAVAVWGDYDVDGATSSALLMRYFAGLGRPVRLYVPDRQREGYGPNAPALEMLAREGIRLVVTVDCGTLAFTAFEAAATAGLDVIVADHHQAETALPKALALVNPNRLDDTSGLSPLAAVGVTFLLLVALNRCLRARGFFADKAPPDLMGLLDLVALGTVADVVPLKGLNRTFVAQGLKVMARRGNVGIAALMDIAKIDTVPTAYHLGYLLGPRVNAGGRVGQADLGAQLLATDDPDYARALAVRLDTLNRERQAIEKEVEAGAIACVEAKLAKSNGTGPLVIAAGLGWHTGVVGIVASRLKERYRRPTFILSILDDGRAKGSGRSIPGVDLGAAVAAARAMGLVEEGGGHAMAAGITARVDRLDDLERFWATASMARSRRRWPRTA, from the coding sequence ATGACGCCGGTCGCCGCCGTCCGCGCCGATGCGCTGGCCGAGGCCTTCGACCTGGCGCTGGGCGTCGATCGCTCGTTCAATGGGCGGCCCTGGCGCTTCCGGGTGCGCGACGAGCGTGGCGCGCTGGCCCTGGCCCAGGCGACGGGGCTGGATGCGGTCACCGCCCGGGTGCTGGTCGGCCGCGAGGTCTCGATCGAGACGGTCGACCGTTTCCTCAATCCCTCGCTCAAAGTCGACATGCCCGATCCCGCCTGCGTGCTGGACATGGAGAAGGCGGCGGCGCGCCTGGCCGATGCCGTGATCGGGCACGAGGCGGTCGCGGTCTGGGGCGACTATGACGTCGACGGGGCAACCTCGTCGGCCCTGCTGATGCGCTATTTCGCCGGGCTCGGCCGGCCGGTGCGGCTCTATGTGCCCGACCGCCAGCGCGAGGGTTACGGCCCCAATGCGCCGGCGCTGGAGATGCTGGCGCGCGAGGGCATCCGCCTGGTGGTGACGGTCGATTGCGGCACCCTGGCCTTCACCGCCTTCGAGGCAGCGGCGACCGCCGGGCTTGATGTCATCGTCGCCGACCATCACCAGGCCGAGACGGCGCTGCCCAAGGCCCTGGCCCTGGTCAACCCCAACCGGCTGGACGATACCTCCGGCCTCAGCCCGCTCGCGGCGGTGGGGGTGACCTTCCTGCTGCTGGTGGCGCTCAACCGCTGCCTGCGGGCACGGGGCTTCTTTGCCGATAAGGCGCCGCCCGACCTGATGGGCCTGCTCGACCTGGTGGCCCTGGGCACCGTGGCCGACGTGGTGCCCCTGAAAGGCCTGAACCGGACCTTTGTCGCGCAAGGCCTGAAGGTGATGGCGCGCCGGGGCAATGTCGGCATCGCCGCCCTGATGGATATCGCCAAGATCGACACCGTGCCCACCGCCTATCACCTGGGCTATCTGCTGGGCCCGCGGGTGAATGCCGGCGGGCGGGTGGGGCAGGCGGACCTGGGCGCCCAACTGCTGGCGACCGACGATCCCGACTATGCCCGCGCCCTGGCCGTGCGCCTCGACACGCTCAACCGCGAACGCCAGGCGATCGAGAAAGAGGTGGAGGCCGGCGCCATCGCCTGTGTGGAGGCGAAACTCGCCAAGTCGAACGGCACCGGCCCGCTGGTCATCGCCGCGGGGCTAGGCTGGCACACCGGGGTGGTGGGCATCGTCGCCAGCCGCCTGAAGGAGCGTTACCGCCGGCCCACCTTCATCCTCTCGATCCTGGACGACGGCCGGGCCAAGGGCTCGGGCCGTTCGATCCCCGGCGTGGATCTGGGGGCTGCGGTGGCCGCCGCCCGGGCCATGGGCCTGGTGGAGGAGGGCGGGGGCCATGCCATGGCGGCCGGCATCACCGCCCGGGTGGACAGGCTCGACGACCTCGAACGCTTCTGGGCCACCGCTTCGATGGCGCGGTCGAGGCGGCGCTGGCCCAGGACGGCCTGA